One genomic segment of Ignavibacteriota bacterium includes these proteins:
- a CDS encoding T9SS type A sorting domain-containing protein, giving the protein MSKILKTILITMLFFVGTISAQEIITITDGDIPVGGKVTFTSENIYLLDGMVFVDSAAVLTIEPGTIIKAKEGQGNAASGLVVTRNGKIYAEGTSDRPIIFTAESDNLDGNLSHTDRGLWGGVVMLGQASTNNQTTDGLKAVEGVNEINAENALYGGTNDEHSSGVFKYVSIRHSGINVGDQAGNEIQGLTLGGVGSGTVIEYVESYASADDGFEFFGGTVNTRYMVAAFCSDDAFDTDEGFRGKGQFWFGIQAEDQAGRVAEMDGATGDEYYQPYAHPILSNITYVGPGVGASPEGDGQECIILRDNTGVEYYNSIFTEYDDATSGYGLKIEDVDNTGATTEDSRKRFENGEIVFQNNIWYGFGSGNEITQFIYQDFAQGYFQDGGNSNSAVDPMLKGISRTTDGGLDPRPESGSPALSGSKTIEDNWFVPTSYVGAFGGNNWLLGWTTLSELGYTDNLTSISEEFVNVIPTNFELVQNYPNPFNPSTTIEFSIPQASKVQLNIFNILGQEVASLVNGQKNAGTYKINWNASNLASGTYIYRLQTDSKVFTNKMILMK; this is encoded by the coding sequence ATGTCTAAAATATTAAAGACAATTTTGATAACTATGTTGTTTTTTGTGGGGACAATTTCTGCACAAGAAATTATTACAATCACAGACGGAGATATACCGGTAGGAGGAAAAGTAACATTTACGTCAGAGAATATATATTTGTTAGATGGGATGGTATTTGTGGATAGTGCAGCAGTGTTGACAATTGAGCCGGGGACAATAATAAAAGCAAAAGAAGGCCAAGGAAATGCAGCAAGCGGATTGGTAGTAACAAGAAATGGGAAGATCTATGCAGAAGGTACATCGGATAGACCAATAATCTTTACTGCAGAGAGTGATAATTTGGATGGAAACTTGAGCCACACAGATAGAGGATTGTGGGGTGGAGTAGTAATGTTGGGACAAGCGTCAACGAATAACCAAACAACAGATGGATTAAAAGCAGTAGAAGGAGTAAATGAGATAAATGCAGAAAATGCATTATATGGCGGAACGAATGATGAGCACAGCAGCGGAGTGTTTAAGTATGTATCAATAAGACATAGCGGAATAAATGTAGGAGATCAAGCCGGAAATGAGATACAAGGATTAACTTTAGGCGGAGTAGGCAGCGGCACGGTGATAGAATATGTAGAAAGTTATGCAAGTGCGGATGATGGGTTTGAATTCTTTGGGGGAACAGTAAATACAAGATATATGGTAGCAGCATTTTGTTCAGATGATGCATTTGATACGGATGAAGGATTTAGAGGAAAAGGACAATTTTGGTTTGGAATCCAAGCGGAAGATCAAGCTGGAAGAGTAGCGGAAATGGATGGAGCAACGGGAGATGAATATTATCAACCATATGCTCATCCGATATTATCAAACATAACTTATGTAGGTCCTGGAGTAGGCGCATCACCGGAAGGAGATGGGCAAGAATGTATAATCTTGAGAGACAATACAGGCGTAGAATATTACAACAGTATTTTTACGGAATATGATGATGCAACAAGCGGCTATGGATTAAAAATAGAAGATGTAGACAATACAGGGGCAACAACAGAAGACAGCAGAAAGAGATTTGAAAATGGAGAAATAGTATTTCAGAACAATATATGGTATGGCTTTGGATCTGGAAATGAAATAACACAATTTATCTATCAAGATTTTGCACAAGGATATTTCCAAGATGGAGGAAATTCAAATAGTGCAGTAGATCCGATGTTAAAAGGAATAAGCAGAACCACAGATGGAGGGTTGGATCCACGCCCAGAAAGTGGAAGTCCGGCATTGAGTGGAAGTAAAACAATAGAAGATAATTGGTTTGTCCCGACAAGTTATGTAGGTGCATTTGGTGGTAATAACTGGTTATTAGGGTGGACAACCTTAAGTGAATTAGGATATACTGACAATTTAACAAGTATTAGTGAAGAATTCGTAAATGTAATTCCAACTAATTTTGAATTGGTTCAGAATTATCCTAATCCATTTAATCCTTCAACAACAATTGAATTTTCTATTCCTCAAGCAAGCAAGGTTCAACTAAATATATTCAATATTCTTGGACAAGAAGTTGCTTCACTTGTTAATGGACAAAAAAATGCCGGCACTTATAAAATAAACTGGAATGCTTCTAATTTAGCAAGCGGAACTTATATATATAGACTCCAAACTGATTCTAAAGTTTTTACAAATAAAATGATTTTAATGAAATAA
- a CDS encoding M28 family peptidase yields MKNINKNFLFILLIFSSPIIFAQNIFEKTNFNFDRNSFQKHLEILGSDLYQGRGTGTKGGELAANYIAEKFKEINLSEPENSNSYFQEVPLHGSIALENSKLIVYAEDDTFQLNYKKDYLLVNTGEQTIIPYPIEITFSGYGIIAPEFDHYDYTENDVTGKISMILSGEPETDDPDFFNGDEPTIYSYNDVKNRIALSRGASGTLILPNMEAADSNSWNKLTNEYSFEDINLLYSASENFSIIINPQTAKRIFNISSENSFEEIKRNLSGKKYQLKFEGNFHQRDFIANNVIGIINPIEKENDEAIIISAHYDHLGIGTIVNGDSIYNGVLDNAIGVAALIEIAKILKLNENILNRTIILMAVTGEEKGLLGSTYYTDHPIFPLYKTIANLNIDGIAYLDNFNSIVGIGSEFSNLDEFINKTANLLNLKISEIPPEFYNQEAFNRSDQIAFAKAGIPSVLILDGIDYENLSRKEALRQIFYFNENIYHTPFDDLKININFDAVKKHVEFLTLLIMQIANSTSEINWKENSPYNFTRLQTKAEKR; encoded by the coding sequence ATGAAAAACATAAATAAAAATTTTTTATTTATTCTTTTAATTTTCTCCTCACCAATTATTTTCGCACAAAACATTTTTGAAAAAACTAATTTCAATTTTGATAGAAACTCATTTCAGAAACATTTAGAAATTTTAGGAAGTGATTTATATCAAGGAAGAGGAACCGGAACAAAAGGAGGAGAATTAGCAGCAAATTATATTGCAGAAAAATTTAAAGAAATAAATTTATCAGAACCGGAAAATTCAAATTCATATTTCCAAGAAGTTCCTCTGCATGGATCAATTGCTCTAGAAAATTCTAAATTAATTGTTTATGCCGAAGATGATACTTTTCAACTAAATTATAAAAAAGATTATTTGCTTGTGAATACGGGAGAGCAAACAATTATTCCTTATCCTATTGAAATTACATTTTCCGGTTATGGAATTATCGCTCCGGAATTTGATCATTATGATTATACTGAAAATGATGTAACCGGTAAAATATCCATGATATTAAGCGGCGAACCCGAAACAGATGATCCGGATTTTTTTAATGGTGATGAACCAACAATTTATAGTTATAATGATGTTAAAAATAGAATAGCTCTGAGCAGAGGTGCATCCGGAACTTTAATTCTGCCAAATATGGAAGCGGCGGATTCAAATTCATGGAATAAACTTACTAATGAATATTCGTTTGAAGATATAAATTTACTTTATTCGGCTTCGGAAAATTTTTCAATTATAATAAATCCTCAAACTGCAAAAAGAATATTTAATATTTCATCGGAAAATTCATTTGAGGAAATAAAAAGGAATTTAAGCGGTAAAAAATATCAATTAAAGTTTGAAGGAAATTTTCACCAAAGAGATTTTATCGCAAATAATGTAATAGGGATTATTAATCCAATTGAAAAAGAAAATGATGAGGCTATAATAATTTCCGCACATTATGATCATCTTGGAATTGGTACAATTGTTAATGGAGATAGTATTTACAACGGTGTTTTAGATAATGCAATTGGAGTTGCAGCTTTAATCGAAATAGCAAAAATTTTAAAGTTGAATGAAAATATTCTCAATCGAACAATTATTTTAATGGCTGTAACCGGAGAAGAAAAAGGTTTATTGGGTTCAACTTATTATACTGATCATCCAATTTTTCCTTTATACAAAACAATTGCAAATTTGAATATTGACGGAATTGCATATTTGGATAATTTCAATTCGATTGTTGGAATAGGATCTGAATTTTCTAATTTGGATGAATTTATTAATAAAACTGCAAATTTGTTAAATCTAAAAATATCAGAAATTCCGCCGGAGTTTTATAATCAAGAAGCATTTAATAGATCGGATCAAATTGCTTTTGCCAAAGCCGGAATTCCATCTGTTTTAATTTTAGATGGAATTGATTATGAAAATTTATCACGCAAAGAAGCTTTGCGACAAATATTTTATTTTAATGAAAATATTTATCACACTCCATTTGATGATTTGAAAATCAATATAAATTTTGATGCCGTTAAAAAGCATGTTGAATTTTTAACTTTGTTAATTATGCAAATTGCAAACTCAACTTCAGAAATTAATTGGAAAGAAAATTCACCTTACAATTTTACAAGGTTACAAACAAAAGCAGAAAAAAGATGA
- a CDS encoding Gfo/Idh/MocA family oxidoreductase yields the protein MNQKTKIAVIGLGTVGQLVHLPILSKLNSVDLVAVSDVNKTRLNTVADKFNIKNRFTDFTKMLESEEIDAVIISTPTNTHKSIAVECLSKQKHVLIEKPIALNLEETKEIDAEAKKNKCHAMVGMNFRFRPDTMLLKSLINSGELGDLFYIKSGWTRKQSSQQKWFNKKSLAGGGVMFDLGIVVIDTALWLLDYPKIKNASAQHFYHATQNIEDSSVGFIRMNNSAVVNYEVSWSFHDETESFKLAAYGTKGTGHLNPLRAYKKMGSNRIDLTSNSGLQVKDLFKKSYENELKHFVGAIRDSVPLISSSNEALSRMKLIESLYESANLQSEINL from the coding sequence TTGAACCAAAAAACTAAAATAGCTGTTATTGGTTTAGGAACAGTTGGACAATTAGTTCATCTGCCAATTTTATCAAAGCTAAATTCTGTTGATCTTGTTGCGGTTTCGGATGTTAACAAAACAAGATTAAATACAGTTGCAGATAAATTTAATATAAAAAATAGATTTACAGATTTTACAAAAATGTTAGAATCTGAAGAAATTGATGCAGTAATAATTTCAACTCCAACAAATACTCATAAAAGTATTGCGGTTGAATGTTTATCAAAACAGAAACATGTTTTAATTGAAAAACCAATTGCATTAAATTTAGAAGAAACAAAAGAAATTGATGCGGAAGCAAAAAAGAATAAATGTCACGCTATGGTTGGAATGAATTTTAGGTTTCGTCCGGATACTATGCTTCTCAAAAGTTTAATAAATAGTGGTGAACTTGGCGATTTATTTTATATAAAATCTGGATGGACAAGAAAGCAAAGCAGCCAGCAAAAATGGTTTAATAAAAAAAGTTTAGCCGGTGGCGGTGTAATGTTTGATTTAGGAATTGTTGTAATTGATACTGCACTTTGGCTTTTGGATTATCCTAAAATTAAAAATGCATCTGCTCAGCATTTTTATCACGCAACTCAAAATATTGAAGATTCTTCAGTTGGATTTATTAGAATGAACAATTCTGCAGTTGTAAATTATGAAGTAAGCTGGTCATTTCATGATGAAACAGAAAGTTTTAAATTAGCAGCTTACGGAACAAAAGGAACGGGACATTTAAATCCATTACGAGCTTATAAAAAAATGGGTTCAAACAGGATTGATTTAACTTCAAACTCCGGCTTGCAGGTAAAAGATTTATTTAAAAAATCTTATGAAAATGAATTGAAACATTTTGTCGGTGCAATTCGAGATTCGGTCCCGCTAATTTCCTCAAGTAATGAAGCATTATCTCGAATGAAATTAATTGAAAGTCTATATGAATCTGCTAATTTACAATCAGAAATTAATTTATAA
- a CDS encoding TonB-dependent receptor translates to MKKTNYLFLLLFITLQSNSIFAQSSSINGIVVDKDFGDPLIGVNVFIESLNRGAATDVNGNYFIEKIQPGVYTVTFSMIGFQKKTITNFEIKENESKKLDIVLSTETYETEEVVISAKALTNTEGALLAKRQKSISVSDAISAEAISKSGSSDAADAMKKVTGASVVGGKYVYVRGLGERYSATTLNGAELPSADPDKKSFQLDLFPSNLLENIVTVKTFTPDKPGTFTGGLVDVTMKNFPEKFSLNFSVSTGYNSIATNNDNFILPNSGGYDWLGMDDGTRELSNLLSNSDITIPRYTSIKTKEEALYLDKLTKSLNTNMTPISANAGLNSGMSISAGNQFAFANQTFGYLASLTWGQKYSFYEDGEIGRYKLPGTVEDIESLNIERHFKDTQGTYEANWGAIASLSMKNDSYGQFKASYLRTQSGESTARYISGSWTDIPSTATYETRVLQYTERALDTYQLEGDHLMKFLSDLKMDWKLTYSVNEQDEPDLRYFSNHWSVKASTGDTIYQSPSSLYPPPIRYFRNLSEDNLSGNLNFSIPFNVWNNYSAKLQFGAAYTNIDRAYNQRRFEYEADAIRFSDYNGDIDAYFNTVGILDTSESYYEFGNVIGESKSLKNIFNGDQKTSAAYLMVDLPISKDLRFVGGARLESTEMNAVSGDPSLAKGYLDNTDILPSINFIYQLQENMNMRATYSQTVARPTFRELAPYTSFEFIGDYLFVGNANLKRTLIKNYDLRWEWFMNPGEIIAVSGFYKSFADPIEKYQDNSVPNGLLSVQNVNEASLYGLEFEMRKNLGTISDLFSNFNIGTNVSLVNSKTEIPETEYFLIEISDPTASKTRQFMGQSPYLFNLNLAYDNYDLDMSAGVFYNIFGNRLAIVTEGASPDVFEQGYGTLDFKLSKGLFDLFNLSFTAHNVLDPDIKFIQEFKGQEYIYSRLSKGRTFSISLNVKI, encoded by the coding sequence ATGAAAAAAACAAATTACTTATTTTTACTACTTTTTATAACGTTACAATCAAATTCAATTTTTGCGCAATCAAGCAGCATTAACGGAATTGTTGTAGATAAGGATTTTGGTGATCCATTAATTGGTGTAAACGTTTTTATTGAAAGTCTAAATCGTGGTGCAGCTACAGATGTTAATGGAAATTATTTTATCGAAAAAATTCAACCCGGAGTTTACACAGTTACTTTTTCAATGATTGGGTTTCAGAAAAAAACTATAACCAATTTTGAAATTAAAGAAAATGAATCTAAAAAATTAGACATTGTTCTTAGTACAGAAACTTATGAAACCGAAGAAGTTGTAATTTCTGCAAAAGCTTTAACTAATACAGAAGGTGCATTGCTTGCAAAACGTCAAAAATCAATTTCTGTAAGTGATGCAATTAGTGCCGAAGCAATTTCTAAATCCGGCAGCAGCGATGCGGCAGATGCAATGAAAAAAGTTACCGGTGCTTCTGTTGTTGGAGGAAAATATGTTTATGTAAGAGGATTAGGTGAAAGATATTCTGCAACAACTTTAAATGGTGCAGAATTACCAAGTGCTGATCCGGATAAAAAATCATTTCAATTGGATTTATTTCCTTCAAATTTACTTGAAAATATTGTAACGGTTAAAACATTTACTCCTGATAAACCCGGAACTTTTACCGGCGGTCTAGTTGATGTTACAATGAAAAATTTTCCAGAAAAATTTTCTTTAAACTTTTCAGTTTCTACAGGTTACAATTCAATTGCTACAAATAATGATAATTTCATTTTACCAAATTCCGGCGGATATGATTGGCTTGGAATGGATGACGGAACAAGAGAATTATCTAATTTGTTAAGCAATTCTGATATTACAATTCCTCGTTACACATCTATTAAAACGAAAGAAGAAGCTTTGTATTTAGACAAACTTACAAAATCTTTAAATACAAATATGACTCCAATTTCTGCAAATGCAGGTTTAAATAGCGGAATGTCAATTTCAGCCGGAAATCAATTTGCTTTTGCAAATCAAACATTTGGATATTTAGCATCATTAACATGGGGACAAAAATATTCATTCTACGAAGATGGTGAAATTGGAAGGTACAAATTACCCGGCACCGTTGAAGATATTGAGTCTTTGAATATTGAAAGACATTTCAAAGATACACAAGGGACTTATGAAGCGAATTGGGGAGCTATTGCTTCTTTATCCATGAAGAATGATAGTTATGGTCAATTCAAAGCTTCGTATTTACGCACACAAAGCGGAGAATCTACCGCAAGATATATTTCTGGTTCATGGACGGATATTCCTTCAACCGCAACTTATGAAACAAGAGTTTTGCAATATACTGAAAGAGCTTTAGACACATATCAGCTTGAAGGTGATCATTTAATGAAGTTTCTTTCAGATTTAAAAATGGATTGGAAATTAACATACTCAGTAAACGAACAAGATGAACCGGATTTAAGATATTTTTCAAATCATTGGTCTGTTAAAGCATCAACCGGTGATACAATTTATCAAAGTCCATCTTCACTTTATCCGCCGCCAATAAGATATTTCAGAAATTTATCTGAAGATAATTTATCGGGAAATTTAAATTTTTCAATACCCTTTAATGTTTGGAATAATTATTCTGCAAAATTACAATTTGGTGCTGCTTATACAAATATTGATAGAGCATATAATCAACGCAGGTTTGAGTATGAAGCTGATGCAATTAGATTTAGTGATTACAATGGTGATATAGATGCATATTTCAATACCGTAGGAATTCTTGATACAAGTGAATCTTACTATGAATTTGGAAATGTAATCGGTGAATCAAAATCATTAAAAAATATTTTTAATGGTGATCAAAAAACTTCCGCTGCTTATTTGATGGTTGATTTACCAATTTCAAAAGATTTAAGATTTGTTGGCGGTGCAAGATTAGAATCAACCGAAATGAATGCTGTAAGCGGTGATCCTTCATTGGCTAAAGGATATTTGGATAATACGGATATTTTACCCTCGATAAATTTTATTTATCAATTGCAAGAAAATATGAATATGCGCGCAACTTATTCTCAAACAGTTGCTCGGCCAACTTTTAGAGAATTAGCTCCATACACTAGTTTTGAATTTATTGGCGATTACTTATTTGTTGGAAATGCAAATCTTAAACGAACACTAATTAAAAATTATGATTTGCGTTGGGAATGGTTTATGAACCCTGGAGAAATAATTGCAGTTAGCGGATTCTATAAATCATTTGCTGATCCTATTGAGAAATATCAGGATAATAGTGTTCCTAATGGATTACTTTCCGTACAAAATGTTAATGAAGCAAGTTTATATGGTTTGGAATTTGAAATGAGAAAAAATCTTGGAACCATTTCTGATTTATTCTCAAATTTCAATATCGGCACAAATGTTTCATTGGTAAATTCTAAAACAGAAATACCTGAAACAGAATATTTTCTTATAGAGATTTCAGATCCAACTGCATCAAAAACCAGACAATTCATGGGACAATCACCATATCTTTTTAACTTAAATCTTGCGTATGATAATTATGATTTAGATATGAGTGCAGGAGTTTTCTACAATATTTTTGGTAATAGATTAGCAATTGTTACAGAAGGTGCAAGCCCGGATGTATTTGAACAAGGCTATGGCACATTGGATTTTAAGCTCTCAAAGGGTTTGTTTGATTTATTTAACCTTTCGTTTACTGCTCATAATGTTCTTGATCCGGATATTAAATTTATACAAGAATTTAAGGGACAAGAATATATATACAGTAGATTAAGTAAAGGTAGAACGTTTTCAATTTCATTAAATGTAAAAATATAA
- a CDS encoding GHKL domain-containing protein, giving the protein MSNFKFSSVYLREIVLLSILFAILIFTLFEISPAFFLAISFTIIIFDLIILYLIGNKRKKEIEEIKSVIRSIRKNVLLNEEEIKLSKSLIDLEGNIKAMFRRTQKDLANMQKLAQARSDFLGYVSHELRTPIFTIQGYVETLLNGAIDNPNVNRKFLEKTLTHSNNLNSLLNDLIDISMIESGLMSLSFRYFNLFNFLQNIVSEIKNTHQLKNLELTISEFNKSIEVYGDKEKLVQVMNNLLSNAIKYTNEGKIEISVLEKNKFVLINVKDTGIGIPENEIDRIFERFYRTERERESSTPGTGLGLAIVKHILEAHSSAIEVKSTLNVGTEFSFKLKRD; this is encoded by the coding sequence TTGTCCAACTTTAAATTTTCCTCAGTTTATTTAAGAGAAATAGTTCTTCTAAGTATTTTATTTGCAATTCTAATTTTTACACTTTTCGAAATTTCCCCAGCATTTTTTTTAGCAATTTCTTTTACAATAATAATTTTCGATTTGATAATTCTATATCTCATTGGAAATAAACGAAAAAAAGAAATTGAAGAAATCAAATCTGTAATTAGATCAATAAGAAAAAATGTTCTGCTAAATGAAGAAGAAATAAAATTAAGTAAATCACTTATTGATTTGGAAGGCAATATTAAAGCAATGTTTAGGCGAACTCAGAAAGATCTTGCAAACATGCAGAAATTAGCGCAAGCCAGAAGTGATTTTCTCGGTTACGTTTCTCACGAATTAAGAACTCCAATTTTTACAATACAAGGATATGTAGAAACTTTATTAAACGGTGCAATTGATAATCCAAATGTTAACAGAAAATTTCTCGAAAAAACTTTAACACATTCCAATAATTTAAATTCGCTTTTGAATGATCTTATTGATATTTCAATGATTGAATCCGGATTGATGAGTTTAAGTTTCCGGTATTTTAATTTATTTAATTTTCTGCAAAATATTGTTTCTGAAATTAAAAACACTCATCAGCTTAAGAATCTTGAATTGACAATTTCAGAATTCAACAAAAGTATTGAAGTATATGGTGATAAAGAAAAACTTGTACAAGTAATGAATAATCTTTTATCAAACGCAATTAAATATACGAATGAAGGGAAAATTGAAATTTCAGTTTTGGAAAAAAATAAATTTGTTTTAATTAACGTTAAAGATACCGGTATTGGAATTCCGGAAAATGAAATCGACAGAATATTTGAAAGATTTTATAGAACCGAAAGAGAAAGGGAAAGTTCAACACCGGGAACTGGTCTTGGACTTGCAATAGTTAAGCATATTTTAGAAGCACATAGTTCTGCCATTGAAGTAAAAAGTACTCTAAATGTTGGAACGGAATTTTCATTTAAACTTAAACGTGATTAA
- a CDS encoding 1-deoxy-D-xylulose-5-phosphate synthase: MVDESQYKILFKVNSPKDIRNFSVSELKDLCSEIRNYMVDVVSQIGGHFGGGLGTVELTVALHKVFNTPIDKLVWDTGHQAYPHKIITGRREKLKTIRRLNGISGFLKRSESEFDEFGAGHASTSISAALGIAAANRIKGEDNKKVIAIIGDGAMTGGMAYEAMNNAGFQKQNLIVVLNDNNMSIAPNVWQISNYFNEVISHPEYNKFKGAIWDLTGKLDQFGDRLRTVAGRVESGIKAIVTPGMLFEALGFRYFGPANGHNISKLITLFEHIKELSGPILVHVISEKGKGYKPAEGSKSAFHGVTPFDKLTGEIHKKSGTAPSYTSIFGKALVEIMKNNDKVVGITAAMPDGTGLSYVEKEFPKRYFDVGIAEEHGVTFAAGLATQGIIPVVAIYSTFLQRAIDQIIHDVALQKLHVVFVLDRAGLVGADGPTHHGTFDLSYLRYIPGIVIMAPKDEAELRNMLYTSTKYEKGPIAIRYPRGNALGVEVKENFEEIEIGKAEKINDGNDIAILAVGSMVTYSEKVVELLNANNISSALFNMRFIKPLDTNLLDEVANKFDKIITLEENSIVGGFGSAVLEYLNSKNYKNDVKLIGIPDKFIDHGTQQELHKIIGIDPEGIAEQIQTFVKSKIIHEAIVEPKN, encoded by the coding sequence ACAAAGTTTTTAACACACCAATTGACAAATTAGTTTGGGATACCGGACATCAAGCCTATCCGCATAAAATTATAACCGGAAGAAGAGAAAAATTAAAAACTATCCGAAGACTTAACGGAATAAGCGGTTTTTTAAAAAGATCGGAAAGTGAATTCGATGAGTTTGGTGCGGGTCATGCATCAACATCAATTTCCGCAGCACTTGGAATTGCAGCAGCAAATAGAATTAAAGGTGAAGATAACAAAAAAGTTATTGCAATAATCGGTGATGGTGCAATGACCGGCGGAATGGCTTATGAAGCTATGAATAATGCCGGCTTTCAAAAACAAAATTTAATAGTTGTACTTAATGATAATAACATGTCGATCGCTCCAAACGTTTGGCAAATCTCAAATTATTTTAATGAAGTAATTTCTCATCCGGAATACAATAAATTCAAAGGTGCAATTTGGGATTTAACCGGAAAATTAGATCAGTTTGGAGATAGATTAAGAACTGTTGCCGGAAGAGTTGAATCCGGAATTAAAGCAATTGTAACTCCCGGAATGTTATTTGAAGCTTTGGGTTTTAGATATTTTGGTCCCGCAAACGGACATAATATTTCAAAATTAATTACATTATTTGAACATATAAAAGAACTTTCCGGACCAATTTTGGTTCATGTAATTAGTGAAAAAGGTAAAGGTTACAAGCCAGCAGAAGGAAGCAAATCTGCGTTTCATGGTGTTACTCCATTTGATAAATTAACCGGAGAAATTCACAAAAAATCCGGAACGGCTCCATCATATACATCAATATTTGGCAAAGCTCTTGTTGAAATAATGAAAAATAATGATAAAGTTGTGGGAATTACTGCAGCAATGCCCGATGGAACTGGATTATCTTATGTTGAAAAAGAATTTCCTAAAAGATATTTTGATGTTGGAATTGCAGAAGAACACGGTGTAACTTTTGCCGCGGGACTTGCAACTCAAGGAATAATTCCAGTTGTAGCAATTTATTCAACATTTTTACAGCGAGCTATTGATCAAATTATTCATGATGTTGCTTTACAAAAATTGCATGTTGTTTTTGTTTTGGATAGAGCCGGCTTAGTCGGCGCCGATGGTCCAACTCATCACGGAACATTTGATTTATCATATTTAAGATATATTCCCGGAATTGTAATTATGGCTCCGAAAGATGAAGCCGAATTACGAAATATGTTGTACACATCTACCAAATATGAAAAGGGACCAATTGCAATAAGATATCCTCGTGGAAATGCTCTTGGCGTTGAAGTAAAAGAAAATTTTGAAGAAATTGAAATTGGAAAAGCAGAAAAAATAAATGATGGAAATGATATTGCTATTTTGGCTGTTGGTTCAATGGTAACTTATTCGGAAAAAGTTGTTGAATTGTTAAATGCAAATAATATATCTTCGGCACTTTTTAATATGAGATTTATAAAACCTTTAGATACAAATTTATTAGATGAAGTTGCTAATAAATTTGATAAAATAATTACGCTCGAAGAAAATTCAATCGTCGGTGGATTTGGAAGTGCAGTTTTAGAATATTTAAATTCCAAAAATTATAAAAATGATGTGAAGCTTATTGGAATTCCCGATAAATTTATTGATCACGGAACTCAGCAAGAATTGCACAAAATTATTGGAATTGATCCGGAAGGAATTGCTGAACAAATTCAAACTTTTGTTAAATCGAAAATTATTCATGAGGCTATAGTTGAACCAAAAAACTAA
- a CDS encoding response regulator transcription factor: MAKILLVDDEKDIVEFLQYNLEAEGFEVISAYDGESALEKMQENPDVVVLDVMMPKMNGYEVCKNIRLNEIYNDIPIIFLTAKISEFDELKGFDLGADDYIKKPISPKMLVARVKSKIRRSTNTDEKDQQNSSILKIGPLEINKDKFEVKVNGKNIILPKKEFAILFYLAKKPGKVFPRDRILNDVWGEDIYVIERTIDVHVRKIREKLGEEANLIETIKGVGYRFREF, encoded by the coding sequence ATGGCAAAAATATTATTAGTTGATGATGAAAAAGATATTGTAGAATTTCTTCAATACAATTTGGAAGCAGAAGGATTTGAAGTAATTTCCGCTTACGATGGAGAATCTGCTCTCGAAAAGATGCAAGAAAATCCCGATGTTGTAGTTTTGGATGTAATGATGCCCAAAATGAATGGGTATGAAGTTTGCAAAAATATTAGACTAAACGAAATTTATAATGATATTCCGATAATTTTTCTTACCGCAAAAATAAGTGAGTTTGATGAATTAAAAGGTTTTGATCTTGGAGCCGACGATTATATAAAAAAACCGATTTCTCCCAAAATGCTTGTTGCGAGAGTTAAATCAAAAATAAGAAGATCAACAAATACAGATGAAAAAGATCAGCAGAATTCGTCAATACTAAAAATTGGCCCGCTTGAAATTAATAAAGATAAGTTTGAAGTTAAGGTAAATGGAAAGAACATAATCCTTCCCAAAAAAGAATTTGCAATATTATTTTATTTGGCAAAAAAACCCGGAAAAGTTTTTCCAAGAGATAGAATTTTGAATGATGTTTGGGGCGAAGATATTTATGTAATTGAAAGAACCATTGATGTTCATGTTCGTAAGATTAGAGAAAAATTAGGTGAAGAAGCAAATTTGATTGAAACAATTAAAGGTGTTGGATATCGCTTCCGAGAATTTTAA